A window of Haliscomenobacter hydrossis DSM 1100 contains these coding sequences:
- a CDS encoding sodium:solute symporter — translation MTTSFPILDGIIIVVYFLLMLGIGLFFSKRNNNSTQFTTASGRIPGWALGLSFYATFLSAITFLGDPGKAFGSNWNPFVFSLSMPFAAYVSARFFVPFYRQSERISAYTHLEQRFGAWARNYAMLCFIMTQLARMGTIFYGVALMLNTLSGISMYWIIVVLGCCIILYTVLGGMEAVIWTEVIQAIIKTLGALLILGIVLSQVGFSTIVTSGLQEHKFSLGSFRPDFFSSTFWVVFLYGFFINLTNFGIDQNYIQRYHTARNTQDAARSIWLCVVYYLPVSMLFFFIGTALYVYYQQHPELIFALKEQVAIDKGIALPNLTPADYGDKVLPFFIKTQIPTGFLGLLIAALLSAAMSTMSSGMNSSATVFLQDIYQPYLEPNADAKKQLRVLRMATIAMGCMGMAFGIGMIGVKSLLDAWWKLAGLFASGMLGLFLLGFLTKRVGNLAAKIAAMVGVLVISWLSFRDSFPEAWRSPFEPKMTVVIGTLTILGVGVVVARLMPKRQQ, via the coding sequence ATGACGACTAGTTTTCCCATTCTCGACGGCATCATCATCGTGGTTTACTTCCTGCTGATGCTGGGCATTGGACTGTTTTTTTCCAAAAGAAACAACAACTCCACCCAGTTTACCACCGCTTCCGGGCGCATTCCTGGCTGGGCGCTGGGGCTATCGTTTTATGCTACTTTCCTGAGCGCGATTACCTTTTTGGGTGACCCCGGCAAAGCTTTTGGCAGCAACTGGAACCCCTTTGTATTCAGTCTTTCCATGCCTTTTGCGGCGTATGTATCGGCGCGTTTTTTTGTGCCTTTTTACCGGCAAAGCGAGCGCATCAGTGCTTATACCCATTTGGAGCAACGTTTTGGTGCCTGGGCCCGCAATTACGCCATGCTCTGTTTCATCATGACCCAGCTGGCGCGGATGGGGACGATTTTTTATGGTGTAGCCTTGATGCTCAATACCCTTTCGGGCATCAGCATGTACTGGATCATTGTGGTGCTGGGCTGTTGCATTATTTTGTATACGGTGCTGGGTGGGATGGAGGCCGTGATCTGGACGGAAGTGATTCAGGCCATCATCAAAACCTTGGGGGCTTTGTTAATCCTGGGGATTGTACTTTCGCAGGTGGGTTTTTCGACCATCGTTACGTCGGGTTTGCAAGAACATAAATTCAGTTTGGGCAGTTTCCGCCCCGATTTTTTCAGCAGTACGTTTTGGGTGGTTTTTTTGTACGGTTTTTTCATCAACCTGACCAATTTCGGGATCGACCAAAATTACATCCAACGTTACCATACCGCCCGCAACACCCAGGATGCGGCGCGCAGCATTTGGCTGTGTGTGGTGTATTATTTGCCAGTTTCGATGCTGTTCTTTTTCATAGGTACGGCCTTGTACGTGTATTACCAGCAACATCCCGAGCTGATTTTTGCCCTCAAAGAACAGGTGGCCATAGACAAGGGTATTGCCTTGCCCAACCTGACGCCTGCCGATTATGGCGACAAGGTTTTACCCTTTTTCATCAAAACCCAAATCCCCACGGGTTTTCTGGGCTTGCTGATTGCGGCCCTCTTGTCGGCAGCGATGAGCACCATGAGCAGTGGGATGAACAGTTCGGCTACGGTTTTTTTGCAAGACATTTATCAGCCCTATCTGGAACCCAATGCGGATGCCAAAAAGCAGTTGCGGGTCTTGCGCATGGCCACCATCGCAATGGGGTGTATGGGAATGGCTTTTGGCATCGGCATGATCGGGGTTAAAAGTTTATTGGACGCCTGGTGGAAGTTGGCGGGTTTGTTTGCCAGCGGAATGCTGGGCCTGTTTTTGCTGGGCTTTTTGACCAAAAGGGTAGGCAATCTGGCGGCAAAAATTGCGGCGATGGTGGGGGTTTTGGTGATTAGCTGGCTCTCCTTTAGGGACAGTTTCCCGGAGGCCTGGCGCAGCCCGTTTGAGCCGAAGATGACGGTGGTGATTGGGACGCTGACGATTTTAGGGGTGGGGGTAGTGGTGGCGCGCCTGATGCCAAAGCGACAACAATAG
- a CDS encoding leucine-rich repeat protein has translation MPSTNTQALALIQQCQDEQSDFLDLGNLGLTEIPEEVYGLKHLKCLNLGTHYYVEGEWEKSKNKGNANYISHLDTRLAELENLEALTLAENPITACQLASILPNLKVLDLSYAQIKNHHSIFDLKHLQVLRLSGNRLNDLSFLPDEPYLSLQHLDISHNNLRALASLEIFSNLQILNASINFLQHTQDFPLLKKLKELYLGGNFLEEVDGLNELIALEKISLGFLGLEIKVFDENRTRSNSNFLFNWPNWNNLIKLKTIDLQGNFILEIPSLEHYVALEVLFLGQNKLKHLGGVTHVKSLKILTLGNLKHLSDYIFQRSFGFNYKHPQNVFSDLDGLDNLKNLKRLYLDCLDLKEIPSLVTFKQLAHLDLSNNQISEIKNLDKLTQLQSLDLGNNQISEIKNFDKLTQLQSLDLGINQISEIKNLDKLTQLQSLDLGSNQISEIKNLDKLTQLQSLDLGINQISEIKNLNKLTQLQSLDLRNNQISEINNLITLIQLRSLSLWGNQISEIKNLDKLAQLQSLDFDSNQIREISNLDKLTQLQSLDIRRNQISEIKNLDKLTQLQSLFIMDNQISEIKNLDKLTQLQSLSLDSNQINKINNLDKLTQLRLLYLGNNQISEINNLDKLTQLQSLYIENNQISEINNLDKLTQLQSLYLGNNQISEINNLDKLTQLQSLYLGNNQISEINNLDKLTQLQSLYLGNNQISEINNLDKLTQLQSLDFDSNQISEINNLENFTQLQFLSLGDNQISEIKKIAANSFLQHIDLSRNQIKDLITFSLSTYLLSLDIGENQLDYLDEHLLDHKYLLGLRFANNPVVNIASEIINQENCLEDARNWFSDLNREHELSHEAKLILIGNGRVGKTCVLKRLFYNTYQAGEGSTHGIALYSQEFDWVDEPYKVKLNSWDFGGQELYHATHRLFMQSRAVYLAVWDYKAEYEEPEKFDEDSGFTFRNHPIHYWLENARSLSPHAPILLVQNKVDRDEVKVLSNNPALQERFKTKENYHVSAEKGTRIGVLKEAIREIVVEMPEIGMKVPAQWMRVKAKLLEQKAQKTISQEAYAELCTAEGLSEGSANTLLRFLHNTGNLFYHPDLHNEVIILDQEWVLEGIYAIFKRKSPFLSQLYNARGLTDLLALEAPWEQFSKEIRQLFLSMMESCEICFQISEDKQNPKYLIPECLQAEEPEIIDYVWSKTEANEYRMLYQHDFFHHAFMIRFICRAGRMAKSLDRIWRNGIWITYQKQSHALIRAIPQEHQLEVRVRGQHAALLLFLIHKEFKEIFYDPKAVGIFISVGEEAPEAYYHPEAKLQQIKAMRQDYFKEILNPESEELAKKTLKDIVPPPLKTEKKVEVLLHEDSLEQLKTKLIKNLVKDFGDGVTAFKAVVADQVLKNDILLQEMRYNTVEGDRLKGTLSYDEFLLNQQKIAEALISMIHKISVEELDVDKVKALLNL, from the coding sequence ATGCCTTCCACCAACACCCAGGCCCTCGCCCTTATTCAACAATGTCAGGATGAACAGAGTGATTTTTTGGACCTTGGAAACTTGGGGCTGACCGAGATTCCTGAAGAGGTGTATGGATTGAAACATTTGAAGTGCTTGAACTTGGGGACGCATTATTATGTGGAGGGGGAATGGGAGAAGTCCAAAAATAAAGGTAATGCAAATTATATAAGCCATTTGGATACCCGCTTGGCTGAGTTGGAGAATCTGGAAGCGTTAACTTTAGCGGAAAACCCCATCACAGCATGTCAATTGGCGAGTATTCTTCCCAATTTAAAGGTTTTAGACCTCAGCTATGCTCAAATCAAAAACCACCACAGCATTTTTGACTTAAAACACCTGCAAGTATTGCGGCTAAGTGGTAATCGCTTGAATGATTTGAGTTTTTTACCAGATGAACCTTACCTTTCTTTGCAACATTTAGACATTAGTCATAATAATTTGCGGGCTTTAGCTAGCCTAGAAATATTCTCCAACTTGCAAATCCTCAATGCCAGTATTAATTTTCTGCAACATACTCAGGACTTTCCACTGCTAAAGAAGTTAAAGGAACTATATTTAGGTGGAAATTTTTTAGAAGAAGTAGATGGCTTAAATGAGTTGATAGCCCTGGAAAAAATTAGCTTAGGATTTCTGGGTTTGGAAATAAAAGTTTTTGATGAAAATCGGACAAGAAGTAATTCCAACTTTCTTTTCAATTGGCCAAATTGGAATAATTTAATCAAGCTAAAAACGATCGATCTTCAAGGGAATTTCATCTTAGAAATACCTAGTTTAGAGCATTATGTAGCATTGGAAGTCCTATTTCTAGGTCAGAACAAATTGAAACACCTAGGAGGGGTCACTCATGTCAAAAGCTTAAAAATATTAACGCTAGGGAATCTAAAGCATCTCTCAGATTACATTTTTCAACGTAGTTTCGGATTTAATTATAAACATCCTCAAAACGTATTTTCCGATTTAGATGGATTAGACAACCTCAAGAATCTGAAAAGACTATACCTTGATTGCTTGGATTTAAAAGAAATTCCCTCTCTAGTTACCTTTAAACAACTCGCTCACTTGGATTTAAGTAACAACCAAATCAGCGAAATCAAAAACCTTGATAAGCTCACTCAACTCCAATCGCTTGATCTAGGGAACAACCAAATCAGCGAAATCAAGAACTTTGATAAGCTCACTCAACTCCAATCGCTTGATCTAGGGATCAATCAAATCAGCGAAATCAAAAACCTTGATAAGCTCACTCAACTCCAATCGCTTGATCTAGGGAGCAACCAAATCAGCGAAATCAAAAACCTTGATAAGCTCACTCAACTCCAATCGCTTGATCTAGGGATCAACCAAATCAGCGAAATCAAAAACCTTAATAAGCTCACTCAACTCCAATCGCTTGATCTACGAAACAACCAAATTAGTGAAATCAACAACCTCATCACACTTATTCAACTTCGGTCACTTTCTCTTTGGGGCAACCAAATTAGCGAAATCAAAAATCTTGATAAGCTCGCTCAATTACAATCACTTGATTTTGATAGTAACCAAATCCGTGAAATCAGCAACCTTGATAAGCTCACTCAACTCCAATCGCTTGATATTAGACGAAATCAAATCAGCGAAATCAAGAACCTTGATAAACTCACTCAACTACAATCGCTTTTTATAATGGACAATCAAATCAGCGAAATTAAAAACCTTGATAAGCTCACTCAACTACAGTCGCTTTCTTTAGATAGCAATCAAATCAATAAAATCAACAACCTCGATAAGCTCACTCAACTACGATTGCTTTATTTAGGAAACAATCAAATCAGCGAAATCAACAACCTTGATAAGCTTACTCAACTCCAATCACTTTATATAGAAAACAACCAAATCAGCGAAATCAACAATCTTGATAAGCTCACTCAACTACAGTCACTTTATCTAGGAAATAATCAAATCAGCGAAATCAACAATCTTGATAAGCTCACTCAACTACAATCACTTTATCTAGGAAACAATCAAATCAGCGAAATCAATAATCTTGATAAGCTCACTCAACTCCAATCACTTTACCTAGGAAATAATCAAATCAGCGAAATCAATAATCTTGATAAGCTCACTCAATTACAATCACTTGATTTTGACAGTAATCAAATTAGTGAAATCAACAACCTCGAAAATTTCACTCAACTCCAATTTCTCAGTCTAGGGGACAACCAAATCAGTGAAATAAAAAAAATTGCAGCCAATTCATTTTTACAACATATTGATTTATCCAGAAATCAAATTAAAGACTTAATAACCTTTTCACTTTCAACATACCTGTTATCGTTGGATATTGGAGAAAATCAACTTGATTATCTCGATGAGCACCTCTTAGATCACAAATATTTATTGGGATTAAGATTCGCTAATAACCCCGTCGTCAACATCGCCTCCGAAATCATCAACCAAGAAAACTGCCTCGAAGACGCCCGCAATTGGTTCAGCGACCTAAACCGCGAACATGAACTCAGCCACGAAGCCAAACTCATCCTCATTGGCAATGGCCGGGTAGGCAAAACCTGTGTGCTCAAACGGCTCTTTTACAATACCTATCAAGCTGGAGAAGGCTCTACCCATGGAATCGCTTTGTATTCCCAGGAATTTGACTGGGTAGATGAGCCCTACAAAGTAAAATTGAACTCCTGGGACTTTGGCGGTCAAGAGCTTTACCATGCTACCCACCGTTTGTTCATGCAGTCAAGGGCGGTATATTTAGCGGTTTGGGATTACAAAGCCGAATACGAAGAGCCCGAAAAATTTGATGAAGATTCTGGCTTCACATTCCGCAACCACCCCATTCACTATTGGCTGGAAAATGCCCGTTCATTGAGCCCACACGCACCCATTTTATTGGTACAGAATAAGGTAGATCGTGATGAAGTAAAGGTATTGAGCAACAATCCGGCTTTACAGGAACGCTTCAAAACCAAAGAAAACTACCACGTCAGCGCCGAAAAAGGTACACGCATTGGCGTCTTGAAGGAAGCAATTCGAGAAATTGTGGTCGAAATGCCCGAAATTGGCATGAAAGTGCCAGCCCAATGGATGCGGGTCAAAGCAAAATTGCTGGAACAAAAGGCCCAAAAAACCATCAGCCAGGAAGCCTACGCCGAACTTTGTACCGCAGAAGGGTTATCCGAAGGCTCGGCCAACACCCTGCTGCGTTTTTTGCACAATACCGGGAATTTATTTTATCATCCTGACTTACACAATGAGGTCATCATTCTGGATCAGGAATGGGTACTGGAAGGAATTTATGCGATTTTCAAACGCAAATCTCCTTTTTTGTCCCAATTGTACAATGCCCGGGGGCTTACCGATTTGCTGGCATTAGAAGCACCCTGGGAGCAATTCTCTAAAGAAATACGCCAGCTGTTCCTGTCCATGATGGAAAGTTGTGAAATCTGTTTTCAAATCAGCGAGGACAAACAAAATCCGAAATACCTGATCCCGGAATGCCTGCAAGCGGAAGAGCCAGAAATCATCGACTACGTTTGGTCAAAAACCGAAGCCAATGAGTACCGGATGTTGTACCAACACGATTTTTTCCACCACGCGTTTATGATCCGTTTCATTTGCCGTGCTGGCCGGATGGCCAAAAGCCTCGATCGCATTTGGCGCAATGGCATTTGGATCACCTATCAAAAACAAAGCCATGCTTTGATTCGGGCAATACCGCAGGAGCATCAACTGGAAGTTCGAGTCAGAGGCCAACATGCAGCGCTACTGCTTTTTTTGATCCACAAGGAGTTCAAGGAGATTTTTTACGATCCAAAAGCAGTTGGCATTTTCATTTCCGTAGGGGAAGAAGCCCCCGAGGCTTACTACCACCCCGAAGCCAAACTACAGCAAATCAAGGCCATGCGGCAGGACTATTTCAAGGAGATTCTGAATCCTGAATCGGAGGAATTGGCGAAGAAGACTTTAAAGGATATTGTGCCGCCACCTCTGAAGACCGAGAAAAAGGTTGAAGTATTGCTACATGAAGACAGTTTGGAACAACTAAAAACCAAATTGATCAAGAATTTGGTTAAAGATTTTGGAGATGGAGTTACTGCATTTAAGGCCGTTGTGGCGGATCAGGTACTGAAAAATGACATTCTGCTACAAGAAATGCGTTACAATACTGTTGAAGGAGATCGTTTAAAAGGGACACTCAGTTATGATGAATTTTTATTGAATCAACAAAAAATAGCCGAAGCGCTAATCTCGATGATTCATAAAATCAGCGTAGAAGAACTGGATGTCGATAAAGTAAAAGCCTTGCTAAATCTGTGA